Part of the Pseudomonadota bacterium genome is shown below.
AAAGTCCTGAAGCACTACTACCTGCAGGGCCTGCACCAGGTGACCGTGAACGCGGACATGTATGTGAACCGCGATTTCTATGACAGCCTGACCGAGGCCGAGCAGAAAGCACTGGAAGTGGCTGCCAACGCATCGCTTTCCAAGTCGCTGTCCTATCGGATCTTTGAAAACGGCAAGGCGCTGAAGGAACTGACGGACGTACATGGCGTTATTCTGGAAGACACGCCTGCGGACTACTTTACCGAGTATTCGGCGGCCGCAACCAAGGCTCTGGAAGCAGCAGTGGCTGAAAACGAATTCTTTGCCGAGGTCTGGGCGTCACAAAGAGCATTTGCGGAAGTTGCCGTCCCATTCTGGGCCGGTGCGCAAACCTCAAATGCAAGCCTTGGACGCGCCTTTGCGGACACGATGAAGTAAAAGATATCTGCAACGGGCCCTCAAGCGGGGCCCGTTCGTTCTTATTCTCAAAGCGTCTTCGACAGACGTTTCGACAATAAGAGCGTGGATTACAAATCCGCGTCCATGGGAGGGACAACCACATGGCAGCCGACGAACCAAATCCGGAAGATCTGGAAATCGCGGACGAACTGATCGCCGAACGACGGGCCGAAGCGCCGGGCGAAACGCCAGAGGATATGACGGCATGGCAGCGCCCCATCACTGCGGCCATCGACGTGATCAACTACCGCGCCGGTCAGATAATCGCGCTGATGATGGTCCCCCTGATCGCCATCGTTGTATGGGAGGTTTTCTCGCGCAACAGCTTCATCATCTTGCAAAACGCAGGCTACGAGGAATTTGCCCGCAGCATGGGCCTTGGCCCGACATTGCAGGCCTATGACCTCAGCCGCATGATCGCTGGCGTCTTGTGGATGGCAGGGGCCGGCTATGGCCTGATGCGCGGCGTGCATATCCGCGCCGACTTTCTCTATCGCAACTGGAGCAGCAAGACACAGGCCACCGTCGACGCCGTGGCGTATCTTTTGTTTTTCATCCCGTCGATGATCTTTTTCACCGTGGTGTCTGCCCAATACAGGTACCTCGCGTACGAAACCGGCGAGCGTCTGGCGCTGGACCGCGCGTGGCAACCCATCCTTTGGCCCGCGCGTCTGGCCATGCCCATCGGAGGGTTCCTCCTGCTGTTGCAAGGTCTTCCCGAGATTTTCCGGGCTTTTCACAAGATGGGTAAAGAACGCGAACGCTGGTTCGTACGCGCCCTGCCAATCTATCTGATCGCTCTGATATGGCTTTCACTGGCGATCTTTGCACCCGATCTGGTGCCGGGCGGCGCGCAGTTCACCGAAATGATGTCTGCGCGCCCGGAACTCAGCAAACCCATCATCGGGCTGATAATGCTGTGCGCAATGCTGTTCGTGATTTTCATCGGGTTCCCGATTTCGTTCACGCTGATCTTTTTAGCCTTCGTCTTTGGCATCTGGGGCGCGAACTTCAAGCTCACAACGCTGCTCATGACGCTGAACACCAACTCCACCATGCTGAACGATCAGCTGATGGCTGTCCCGCTTTTCGTGCTGATGGGCATCGTGATGGAAAGTGCCGGACTTATGGAGCGGCTCTTTGCCTCAATCCAGATGATCATGGCCCGTGTGCGCGGGGCGCTCTTTATCGCTGTGCTTATCGTGTCCACAATCTTTGCCGCCGCGACGGGCATCGTCGGCGCGTCGGTCACCCTGTTGGGGATCATGGCGGGCGCCACGATGAGCCGGTCCGGCTACGACGTGAAACTCGCGGCCGGTACGATCACGGCGGGCGGTACGCTCGGCATTCTGATCCCGCCGTCGATCATGCTGATTGTGATGGGGCCAGTTTTGGAGGTCTCTACGCTCGATCTCTTCCGTGGCGCCTTTATCCCGGGGGCGCTTTTGGCGTCACTCTATCTGCTCTATACGCTGGGCAGGTGCTGGCTGAACCCCAGCCTGGGACCCATCCTGGCAGACGAAGACCAACCGGAAACGTCCAAGTTCTACGGGGCTGAGGTTGCCTTGATCTGTCTCGGC
Proteins encoded:
- a CDS encoding TRAP transporter large permease subunit — encoded protein: MAADEPNPEDLEIADELIAERRAEAPGETPEDMTAWQRPITAAIDVINYRAGQIIALMMVPLIAIVVWEVFSRNSFIILQNAGYEEFARSMGLGPTLQAYDLSRMIAGVLWMAGAGYGLMRGVHIRADFLYRNWSSKTQATVDAVAYLLFFIPSMIFFTVVSAQYRYLAYETGERLALDRAWQPILWPARLAMPIGGFLLLLQGLPEIFRAFHKMGKERERWFVRALPIYLIALIWLSLAIFAPDLVPGGAQFTEMMSARPELSKPIIGLIMLCAMLFVIFIGFPISFTLIFLAFVFGIWGANFKLTTLLMTLNTNSTMLNDQLMAVPLFVLMGIVMESAGLMERLFASIQMIMARVRGALFIAVLIVSTIFAAATGIVGASVTLLGIMAGATMSRSGYDVKLAAGTITAGGTLGILIPPSIMLIVMGPVLEVSTLDLFRGAFIPGALLASLYLLYTLGRCWLNPSLGPILADEDQPETSKFYGAEVALICLGILTVCRVFGLGLGGAFAGTVPFAGLFILLITLAVAYAAYRNLTVLRITLPIAVLFHLYMIAANLGEGDSFPIWSSVFAAFVILLAFLSRPIYSKDAEGGFYFSNLWDEFFAGLMPPTILISFALGSILLGLA